The Puntigrus tetrazona isolate hp1 chromosome 13, ASM1883169v1, whole genome shotgun sequence genome contains the following window.
ATAAACTTAATTACCAAAAGGAAGATAAAGGCAGGGCAAGTAACATTCAAAATATGCTTATCTTACAGGAAGTAACTCAGCCTGAATTCATATCCAAACCTGAGATGCAGTGgacagaagaagagagaaagagcttCAAAGAGTTTGAGAAAAAAGCAAAGGAGCTCAGtgaggagaaagagaaatacAGAAAAGTATGACTTTAATAACACTGATCAGGGATACTTCATCCTTTATTTCTGTCagtcttcaaaaataaaatcaaaacaccAAACATATGCACATATGCTGGATTACAAATAATAGTCATAGTTGCTGGGGTATATGTGTAGCGATagtcaacaatacattttaaagagcGAAATTatcgttttttcttttatgacaaaattcattaggatattaaagatcatgtttctgattatttagattttttgcaccctcagactccagattttcaaatatcgTCCTATCCTGACAAAACCAtatatcaatggaaagcttattgaTTCAGCTAGCAGATGATATATAAatcacttatgactggttttgttgtcGAGGGTTTCAAATAAGAAACGGACATCATAAAGTCTTGTTAGCAAAATGTACTGCTCTAAAACCTGTCACAGTAAATGTGAAAAGCAAATATGCTCGACATCATTGATGTCAATCTGcctttttgtgtgaactgttctAATTATCAATTACTCCCTTctatttcaaatcatttcataacaGTGGACCACTTTTCCTGCTTTTTTAGACACTAGAGTCAGAAATGAAGAAACTACTGACTTCTGTTAAAGAGGCGACCCAGATGTTTGATGAAAAACTCGCAAAGCTCTTTGAAAGGAAAGTGAAATCAGAGATGGTCACATACCAAGTAAGATGATACAGTACATCACTGCAACTCATGTCACCATTTCAGGAGACTATTGCGTGCAGGCACATAATTACAGTTATGCAACAGTAACTGCACATCCAATACTTATAAAtctattacaatatatatattgcacataATATACCTGAACACACAAAATtgtctattgtaatatatatgtaaatataatccATATTTTCttaatctatttttattcttttattatctgtgttttgtgttgtctCTGTGGAATCTATTGTCACGAAAAACAAATGCctttacatatgcatacatacctGCCAATAAAGGTCATTCTGATTCTTATTATAGATTGTGAGTTTTGTCTTTCAGGAGGAGCTCAAAATTGCGAATCTGGTTCACTCCATTCAAACCGAAGAAGAGATCCTAAGCAGAGAGAAACAGCTGAGCCTTAAACTTGAAAAGGCACGAATTGTAAAGGTGATCCATAGATATTGTATCTTAAATCCTTTTTTCATCTCTGCTCAGGGTTCCTACACAGTTTGGGAAAGTATGCAATTCGATTTGAGTTATTTCCGCAGTTATAAAAGCAGAGAATGGTAAAATATTTGCAAGtatgttattttgtatgttgTCACTTCAAGAAAATCAATGAATAAAGACAGAAGACTTTTACTACATACCAGatataaagctaaaaattaAAGTTTCTATGAACCATATacgttaaatataaatagagtCTGGAAAAGTATGGAATTTTCAGATGGAAAATGTGTAGGGACCCTGCCTGCTGTTTTCTGTGCACAGTAACTCTATATAACGTCAGAAATTGGCAGTTATAACATGAGACAATTATAATGTTCCTGATGATCAGACAAAAATTTCATGCAAGAACAAACCTGTATGGCACGCTAATCCCCTCCTGTGAGACTGATTGTTTTGCACATGTTGAAATGTATGAGTCACTTCTCTTTCCTGTCAGAATGAAATTGGGGAGGAATTGAAAAAACACAGGGAGACTGTTGATGAGTTTAGAGAGGAGTATGATAATACAGTCACTGAGGACAAAGTAAGACTATGAAAATGtttgcacatactgtacatatccATAATGTTTTTACCAAGAAAgtatcatttaataaatcatttgctttatttttaagcttcTTGACAAAGGATTTCGCAAAGAGTTTTTTGACGTTCCTGGACACATAATTGACCAGCTCTATAAGCTTTACAAACGCAGACCAAGGTATTATTTCAGAGGAGTTGCGACTTCATGAGGCACGTGCATATGACGTGATTGTCTGAATGGTTGCCTTCGAAAACGGTAATAGTGTTGTTTTACAGAGCTCAGAGGATAAAAACACAGACTGAAAATAACCAGTTTAAAGAGGGAGTGCTATTAGGAACAGCACCATCTGATGGACTCTCTCTGATGATGAAGGCCATGGAAGAGTTGGATGCTCCAGAGAACATGCCAGAAGGATTAGATCCGTTTGTGTGGGAGAGGTTTTGCCTGGCCAGGAGGGTCAAAGTGGAAAGTGAACAAAAGGTGAGAATGGGTAGAGAGAGCATAAACGTGCTTAGAGTTACCCAAATCACATCTCAAGCCATGTTCCTCAGAAGCCAAAATTGGATTTTAACATTGACTTCTGTAGGTCAAACTAAAGGCATTGACCTTGGCAGAGATGCATGCTTTTCTTCAGAGGAGAACAGATGAGGACGAGAAAGCTcagcttgaaataaaaaatcttattgaTGAACTTAATAGGTGAGGAAACAGTtggctataaaaaaaaacacactggaaATAAGATGTCATCAAACATCTATGACTGTTGCTATTATTGTCCTAGCATCTGTGAAGAAAAGATGAGGTTTCGACTAGACAGTATGGTGCAGATCGTTCTACAGCAAGGTCAGGTGGAAGTGGAGGCTGGAGACTTCATCGCTGACTATACTAATGCTCTGCTAATACACCGCAAAGTAATCGAGGACCTCAACAGCACCATCAGGGTACATGGAAGTACTCATCTTTCTCTTCATTTCAATTTTTCTCACACTATAAATCATTATGGTGTTACTTAAAATCAGTGTGCATCGTTTTTAACATTGCTGATTGTTTCTGTGCATCAACCAGTAACTAGGCACAAAGCAAAATCTGGACAGTCATCATCAATGACCATTTGCCCTAGAAGTGTGCGCAAATTGACATATAAAGATGTATTTAGTTACTGATCATGTTTTTTCACTgatgtattacatatttatcTGTCAGGCTTTAGGAGATCAGAAGATCACCAGCATGGTGGAGTGTAAAGACTTCCGCAAAGGGATCATACAGCAGGAGTGGGATCACAGGAGAATGAGAATGCAGCTGGAGGATCTCAGCAATAAAGCCAGAGACATACAGACCCTGCGCATCACTCAGGAGATTCAAGATGTACGTATGGATTTAGTCTATAAccttggtttaaagttaaaatgttgcTTGAAATGATCTTCATTCAGCGTCTTTTACCTGACAGGTATATGAGTAACAAAGTAAGCtagtgaaaattaaaataaagaacaatttAACTGATCAAAGTTAAGAAGACACTGTGGCTCAGGAATGCCTTTGGCTTTGCTTTAAAGGGAAATTGAGTGacatattaattacaaatatttattttttttgtgtgtttttctcacaTCAGCACCTAAATGAAACAGGTAATGACAACAGGGCGTCAAAGCAGCTTGCAACTCTGGAGACGACTTTTGATTTACAGAAAACGGTAAACCTGTTTTTTGAGCACGTAGCAAAGATACAAGGCACTTTTCCAGATGCATGTGCAGCCAGATGTTCCTTTGTTGTGAATTCAGTCTGGATGAGTACATGAGTCAAATTCATTGACAGATATAAAAGTTGGGTTTGTTTCACTCTTTGCCCAGACTCATCGAAAAAAAGTTGAGGCTTGCAAGAAACAGATAAAGCACCTGGACAGACAAGGTGTGCAAATGCAAGAGAAGAACGCAGCCCTCGACCTGAAAGTGGCTGACATGGAGATAACTGTTGGAGAgcaaagaaatatttatgagGCTGTTGgtaattcattttatatctTGTCCCATTGATAAAACTATTTGTTTTAGCAAAAATAGACTAGGTTGTAGTGTAGAGAAAGGGGGCCTTATGAAACATGAGGAGAGATTTCTGTTAATCGATGATAAATGCATTGTTATCTAAAttactgtttagtttttttaaagaaattaatacattataacacACGTTAACCTGataaaaagtgacagttaagacatttaaaatgttgcacaagatttctatttaaaataatgcaatgcaagACAAGGCaagcatatttatttctaaagcacattaaaaacagcaaaaactgaCCAAGGTGCTATACATAAATACTAGCAAAATATATCAACTAAAGAtagaatataataatgtttgaattgtaataatattttacagtattactgagcaaataaatgcagcaaaatgcaaaaaaaaaaaaaaaaatcatgaataagGCCCAAtaactttaatttatatttatttattcacaaacGTTTGTTATCCAGCAATGGGAGAAAAGCAGGAGACCGAGGCAGAGAAGAACTACCAAGATATCATCTTGAGAAAGAAGCTGTTGAACATAGCTGGAGCACAATCTGAAGAGATACTCATACTGCGAGCCGAGGTTGAGAGACTGCGTAAGAAGAACTTCCCATCTCTTTCTCAACTAAACTATAACTGATGCAGGACACATAAATGCCATTTATTGTAACagcttttgtttgaaaaattttattatttcaatacaCAGATGTGACATGAGAACACaagaaaatgtgtaataaataacaataagttGAATAAACCTAACAAAATTCACAATGTCTTTTATCGGTTCCACCTATAAATCTGAATAATCACCCTGTCTGAATGCATTAATGAACAACCTTTTCTGAACAGACTTCTTaaggatatttaaatattctgaataaaatgagCACAGTACAACGAGTTTCAGTTGTCCGTGAAGTCTTCCTCTGTCCTGTCAAAGTGTAGTATTTTGTCATCTAACCCTAAGCTGTCTATAAGCTGAGACAGAGGGACTTGTTTTCCCTCGGAGGGTAACTCACTCTGTAATTCACACAGCACAGACTGAGCACAGGATCTCCATTTGTCTACGAGCCTCTGTAGCTGGGTCAGATCGTTCTACAAGAAAAGACAAGGGCAAGAAATAAACACTGTACAAGATCATCCTTTGCCAATACTTGacttttaatgtttgtaaataGTCGTTTACCTTTTTTCTATACATCTTGGCCATCTTTAATCTCCTCAAGGTTTCTGATTTCTCCTTCACTGCTTTCCTTAGCTCCTCACACTGCCGAGCAGGGTCTTTTTGTGCAGGCTCAGCTGTGTGATGTGAACGGTCTCTTTGCTCCCTCACATTATTCCGATTGACATCCGTGTCGTCTCCCGGTTGACCGTCATCTTCTATTTTTAATCGTTTAACCACACCGAGGGGGGATCTGAATGAGTGGCGCGATCTTTTTAACTTCTCCTTCAGTGAGGAGCTCATGGGCTAaaggaaaatgtcaaaatatttacaacatgtaactgttgttttataatgttagGCTAAGCATCGTCTGAAAATACTAGGTATGAAAAAGGCAATAAGATGTACCTTGGCAGCGCTTGACCTGCTTGAAGAAGACTGAACACTATTTGGTGTGTTTTCATTCAGGTTAGCTGGTGTCAGTTTTATCGGGGTGGTCTCCATGATTCACACCACATAAGGTCGCTATGAAGAGGAGAAAACGGCTACATAACTGTCGTAAAAATACAATCGGAGCGAAATCTAGATAAATCTGATCTTCACGGCAGTAAAGTTATCAGTACGAACTCTGATGTTTTGAAATTGGTGCAAGAGCCACTTATTTTATCGTCATTTCCGGGACTTCCTTACCATGAATCATGGGAAACGTAGTCTATATGTAACTATTTTCTATATGCATttaagaatagaatagaatagaatagagtagaacagaataaaaatgttttatgtttaataatattctttgtaagttattaaaataatattttatatttgtatattttaagtcCATTTTACCCGATAACACTATTaacatatattaacatattataacATAAGTATTTTCACAATTCACAGTTAGGACATGaagaaattacaattttaacaaattaataaacccATCCTAAACTGTGTAGGTGAACAATATAGTTTAAGGCAAGTTTTTGGagcctgattttttttatactttttttttttttttacttcttttacattttatattagcttATTCCTTTTTCCTTTAGATTTATAGGTTATATTACAACTGTGACATGTTGTATTTGTTCTAAATGTGCAGGcagtttttttcaataattaatttagAAAAGTAATTATTGGCTTGTTAATGATTAATAGGAGTATCATAACAAAATGCTACAGTTAGGAACTATAGGCTACATaaacaattaattgttaaaaatgatgtTACTTTATTGCAGCTATCAACCAGCTTTGCATAGATGATGGCACAAAAGaccatttcacaaaaaaatatatataggcaAGCAAAATAGGCAGcgagtataaagtataaatagtATGAATAGAGatagaggctatttacacaTAAGTGCAAATGGCATAGAAATAGTAATAGTATAGTAAATAGCATTGCTGTTTACACTTTGTGTACACACCTACACTAAGTGTAAATAATGATGGATGCTATTTACACTGagtgaaaagtattttaatattttacagtattttagtGATATCGGCAgcttataaaaatgtagttcTGTGTTTTTTAACTTGTTTACTGTACATTATGTCACATAGCAGCTTTTAggattgttctgtttttttaaattattattattattattattataattcagaaATGACCAGGAGACAGCTTCCCGTGATACAAAGTCAATGGAGCGCTTCGGATGGCCTCCAAACACCCCCCACCCCCGGTGAGTATGGTTTTTCGATTATGACGCGTGTAAATAGACACTCTAAACAAgaatatagaataaataaacCTCATGAGCGAGCATGACCCAGGACTCTACTAAAACAGTTCACACTTCAACGCCCCAGTGTTCAAACCAAACGTTTCCCATTGGTTGAAGAAGAAATTGTCAAATTGTGAAGGGAAACCATATTATGACAAATACATAATTGGTTAAAACTTAGAATGCATCAACTcatagtttaattatttttaaatcactaaatatCAGAGAGGTTAGCAAATATTGACTATGTATGTGTTATAGGTGCATGTACATGTTGAGCATTAAAACAAATGGATATCCATGCTGTAATGTTCTGGCCCAGATAACTCGTAAATTCccagagaagaaagaaactggAAACATAAAGACGTAGTGTTCTTTAAGGGGCGCTCTGCACAATAATATGATGCATGCGATTATAGGGTTTGGGCCGTTACAATAcataaagaacaaaatataaaacatatttcttcAGTCTTCTTGTCTCGTGCGGTATAAAGAGACTAGGATTCTAAAGATGAATCAGAGATTAAATTGGTGACACAGTGTGTATGAACCAGTGCATAAAATCAAAAGATTCAAACTCTGAATCATTATAGTGATGACTCTATTATGTAGCTTATATAACAAACATGGACCTTCTCAGTGAGTATCTTAACAGTAgttaataagaaaaaacactttcttttcaaatgatgatgattataaaGGTGGTTCGACTCATTCATGTatgctttttttgaaaataaactaCATTACTCTTCTGCTTctactgaaaatattttatgtcttGTTATAACTTGtctatgaaattaaaatggtttaatagCTGTAGTCATGCAGCCGTGCCTTCTCACGTTTGAGATTTGTATGGGTTCAAATACAGTGAAGGATGCATATGGGGTGgagttaaaaaatattgtgactAATGTGCATTTGGTATCAACAGGGTGTGcccactgggaaaaaaaatatccacACAAAATGGCATGTAAATCCCAAGGGAAGCAACACCCGTTTCCCATGGAAAACTTGTATGTGCATGAATTCCTTTTAGaacatttgcattgttttttgaTCCAGCTGTCTTCAGATTATAATGAGTAATAAAATTACTTAATATGCATCACATAGGATTGGCTAAAATGGTATGCATTAACACAAGTGTAAGGATGGGTATTAGTTAAACTCTTGCTGGTAATGAAGGCCGGACATGTCCTCGTTTGACCccattttatacaaatgttcTGCGTCCAGATTCagctaaagaaaaatattattatgtttaggCCTTGAGTTTATCAATTGGGGCAGTACCCTTTCAAAATGTAccaatatgtacattttaggtACTGAATAACGTATGTAGCCTACTGCTTTTCTGCTTTGtaccctctttttttttttttgcagagaaTGTGTATCTTGAATGCAATGAATGTGCTCATAAAGCACTGTTTTAACGAGATGAAGCAAGAGCTCTTCAGGACTTCCTACGTagaactttattttacaatggcttaaaaatgcattctaaaatattttaaataaattgcttcAAGCtaagcaaaatgcattttctgccATATTTTTGCTGCTATGCCAACAGTAGTAAATGAAACTTTCTTTTAGGCAAAGTTAGTGACGCACTGATAACACATCCAGCCACACCTGCGTTCACCTGGACATGTCCTAAAGCTTTAGTTCGCTGTAACATAAAGGATAAAACTGTGACTCCCGAGGGTATTGTCTTCTTTAAAAGTCTGTCTGTGTACCTGCCAAAAGACAGGGGAGTGGCTCGATATAAAAACCTACCCAGAAGTCCTGTGGAGACTTGCCggtcacagaagaaagtcagaaAGAAAACAGCAGAAGTCAGGTAACAGCGTTCATACAGCACAGGTGAAGTTCACAGGCAACTCTTAAGCGGACCTTATCGAAAACCCCTTTCTCTTCAGATTGCCAAGGaccaaaggtaaaaaaaaatgttttgctttcaaactttcatttttttttctttcacaaaaaacaacaacaacttttgAGCTTCAGTTagactatttaaatatatattatttcgtatttgtttataattattgCTTCTTACATGGGTCTGACCGTTGCTCACCTGAAATACTTATTAATTTGCAATTCTGTGGTTTCTGTGCGGGTCTGCACCAAAGACTAGAAATCAGACTGAAACAGTAGAAACCTAAACATCCTCAAGATATCGATGACAGGTtatgataatgtttttattctaaaagTCCCGACTGAAAGCATTGCACGAACGATCACCGTTAGCAAATAAAGGCATTATTTGTCTGTAAAGGACCATTCACAGTGTTagctttttcatgcattgtGGTTAGCAGGGAAACAGTAGCTGGTCTTGCATTTGAAATTGAAGATGTGAGCAGGGTGGGGTGCTGATAAATCCCTTTACTCTCTCTACTGTAAATATGAGACCGTAGTTGTACTTGCTAGTCTTTTGTTGGAGCAAATAATTGCCCTTTAGGCATTTTTTCTCCTTACTCCTGAATATGGGTATgtgtcattttataattactttttttgatgTGGAATAGGCTGCAATTCTATAGCATGCATACTTTGAAATCTGAGTAGAATCTGCcaggagagaaaacaaaatacttttatcaGCGTGCACGCTGTTAACGTTTCTTGTTAAAACTTGACAAAAACAGTAAAGCACACCATCTTGTATAGTAACAGTTTAATTGCGTGATTTCATACGGGAATATATCACAAACGAAATGCAACTGATTAAAAAAGTGTAtgtataatatgcataatatatagcGCAACTCTTCTCATTCAGGACTATCTCGCGGTTCTGCTGTGTTAGAAACAACTTAATGCTCTATTAATATCCGATTATGCTGCGTATCacactaattttaattattttgctccATTTATTTAGCATGGAATGGATGATTTAAAACGGCAAAGAAACTATTC
Protein-coding sequences here:
- the sfr1 gene encoding swi5-dependent recombination DNA repair protein 1 homolog, producing the protein METTPIKLTPANLNENTPNSVQSSSSRSSAAKPMSSSLKEKLKRSRHSFRSPLGVVKRLKIEDDGQPGDDTDVNRNNVREQRDRSHHTAEPAQKDPARQCEELRKAVKEKSETLRRLKMAKMYRKKNDLTQLQRLVDKWRSCAQSVLCELQSELPSEGKQVPLSQLIDSLGLDDKILHFDRTEEDFTDN